The following are encoded in a window of Pseudomonas graminis genomic DNA:
- the folP gene encoding dihydropteroate synthase: protein MTSALHPTRLPCGNRVLDLSRTHVMGILNITPDSFSDGGRFAQRDLALRHAEAMMLAGATLIDVGGESTRPGARSVSPVEELERVAPVVEAISAELDVIISVDTSTPSVIRETARLGAGLINDVRSLRRDGALDAAVATGLPVCLMHMRGEPTDMQNDPHYTDLVAEVSAFLRERMEQCVAAGIPVENIILDPGFGFAKTLEHNLSLFKHMEALHALGRPLLVGVSRKSMIGKVLDKPVDQRLNGALALAAMAMAKGAKILRVHDVPETVDVVRMIAAVESAK from the coding sequence ATGACTTCTGCGCTTCACCCGACCCGGTTGCCTTGCGGCAACCGGGTTCTTGATTTATCCCGCACGCATGTGATGGGAATCCTCAATATCACTCCTGATTCGTTCTCGGACGGCGGGCGCTTTGCGCAGCGCGACCTCGCGTTGCGTCATGCCGAAGCGATGATGCTGGCGGGCGCGACCTTGATCGATGTCGGTGGAGAGTCGACTCGCCCTGGTGCGCGATCTGTTTCTCCTGTTGAAGAACTGGAGCGTGTGGCGCCTGTCGTCGAGGCGATCAGCGCCGAGCTGGATGTCATTATCTCAGTGGATACCTCAACGCCGTCCGTCATTCGCGAGACGGCGCGACTGGGGGCAGGCCTCATCAACGATGTTCGCTCGCTGCGTCGAGACGGGGCGCTGGACGCCGCTGTAGCGACGGGTTTGCCTGTTTGCCTCATGCACATGCGCGGCGAGCCTACGGACATGCAGAATGATCCTCACTACACAGACCTGGTCGCCGAGGTCAGTGCATTCTTGCGCGAGCGCATGGAGCAGTGCGTCGCGGCAGGCATTCCGGTTGAGAACATCATCCTCGATCCGGGATTCGGGTTTGCCAAAACCCTCGAGCATAATCTGAGCCTCTTCAAGCATATGGAGGCGCTCCATGCTTTGGGCCGTCCGCTGCTGGTCGGCGTCTCTCGCAAGAGCATGATCGGCAAGGTTCTCGACAAGCCTGTTGATCAGCGTCTAAATGGTGCGCTGGCGCTGGCCGCCATGGCGATGGCCAAAGGCGCAAAAATCCTGCGTGTGCATGACGTCCCGGAGACGGTAGACGTGGTGCGTATGATTGCTGCTGTTGAATCAGCTAAATAA
- the rbfA gene encoding 30S ribosome-binding factor RbfA, with protein MAKEYSRTQRIGDQMQRELAQLIRREIKDPRVGLVTITAVDVSRDVGHAKIFMTVMGQDSAEEIAQSIKVLNAAAGFLRMQLAREMKLRSVPQLHFHYDESVARGAHLSALIERAVAEDGQHQAAPKQDGPEE; from the coding sequence ATGGCAAAAGAATACAGCCGTACCCAACGTATCGGCGATCAGATGCAGCGTGAGCTGGCACAGCTGATCCGTCGTGAAATCAAAGACCCCCGCGTGGGTTTGGTCACCATCACCGCCGTCGACGTCAGCCGTGATGTCGGTCACGCGAAAATCTTCATGACCGTGATGGGTCAGGACAGCGCCGAAGAGATCGCGCAGTCGATCAAAGTGCTCAACGCCGCTGCAGGCTTCCTGCGTATGCAACTGGCGCGTGAGATGAAGCTGCGCAGCGTTCCGCAGCTGCATTTCCATTACGACGAAAGCGTTGCCCGTGGCGCGCACTTGTCGGCCTTGATCGAGCGTGCCGTGGCTGAAGATGGTCAGCACCAAGCCGCACCCAAGCAAGACGGTCCGGAGGAATAA
- the secG gene encoding preprotein translocase subunit SecG yields the protein MLETVVVVLHLLGALGVVALVLLQQGKGADAGASFGAGASNTVFGGQGSSTFLSKLTAILAACFFMTSLGLGYFAKEKAHQLTQVGLPNPAVLEVKQKPAADDVPVLEGQQKPAAVPADVPVTPEQK from the coding sequence ATGCTGGAAACAGTCGTAGTCGTTCTTCATCTGCTGGGTGCACTGGGCGTTGTTGCTCTGGTTTTGCTGCAGCAGGGTAAAGGTGCCGACGCTGGCGCATCATTTGGAGCAGGTGCATCAAATACTGTGTTCGGTGGACAAGGTTCCTCTACCTTTCTCAGTAAACTTACTGCTATACTTGCCGCCTGTTTCTTCATGACTAGCTTAGGGTTAGGTTACTTTGCTAAAGAGAAAGCTCACCAGCTGACTCAAGTAGGTTTGCCAAATCCAGCTGTACTGGAAGTGAAACAAAAGCCGGCAGCAGATGATGTTCCGGTTCTGGAAGGGCAACAGAAACCAGCTGCAGTACCTGCTGATGTTCCTGTCACTCCAGAGCAAAAGTAA
- the rimP gene encoding ribosome maturation factor RimP, producing MSSKLEELQALLAPVVVALGYECWGIEYSSQGRHSMLRVYIDKEGGVLVDDCAIVSRQISGILDVEDPISSEYTLEVSSPGMERPLFTIEQFAEFAGAQVKIKLRSPFEGRRNFQGLLRGVEEQDVVVQVEDHEFLLPIDLIDKANIIPTFD from the coding sequence GTGTCGAGCAAGCTAGAAGAGTTGCAGGCCTTGTTGGCCCCGGTGGTCGTGGCCCTAGGCTATGAATGCTGGGGTATCGAGTATTCGTCTCAAGGGCGTCACTCGATGTTGCGCGTCTATATCGATAAAGAAGGCGGCGTGTTGGTGGACGATTGCGCGATCGTCAGCCGTCAGATCAGCGGTATTCTGGATGTGGAAGATCCGATCAGCTCCGAATACACGCTCGAAGTTTCCTCTCCAGGCATGGAACGCCCACTGTTCACGATTGAGCAGTTTGCCGAGTTTGCCGGGGCACAAGTGAAGATAAAGCTGCGTTCGCCGTTTGAAGGTCGACGCAACTTTCAAGGCCTTCTCCGCGGGGTGGAGGAGCAGGACGTCGTGGTTCAGGTTGAAGATCACGAGTTTCTGTTGCCGATCGATCTGATCGACAAAGCCAACATTATTCCCACGTTTGACTAA
- the rpsO gene encoding 30S ribosomal protein S15, which produces MALSVEDKAQIVTDYQQAVGDTGSPEVQVALLTANINKLQGHFKANGKDHHSRRGLIRMVNQRRKLLDYLKGKDVSRYSALIGRLGLRR; this is translated from the coding sequence ATGGCACTCAGCGTTGAAGATAAAGCTCAGATCGTAACCGACTACCAGCAAGCTGTTGGTGATACTGGTTCGCCAGAAGTGCAAGTTGCACTGCTGACCGCCAACATCAACAAACTGCAAGGCCACTTCAAGGCCAACGGTAAGGATCACCACTCCCGTCGTGGTTTGATCCGTATGGTAAACCAGCGTCGCAAGTTGCTGGATTACCTGAAAGGTAAGGACGTTAGCCGTTACAGCGCCCTGATCGGTCGTCTGGGTCTGCGTCGCTAA
- the infB gene encoding translation initiation factor IF-2 has product MTQVTVKELAKTVDTPVERLLQQMREAGLPHNAAEQVVTDIEKQALLTHLKSGHKAKVEEPRKITLQRKTTSTLRVAGSKSISVEVRKKKVFVQRSPEEIEAERKRELDERRAVENAARQKAEEESRQRAEEEARRQPSSGAPAAEAVAAPAPAPQAAEPAREAPAAAPAAPVADRKKDEQRRPDKPRNDDNNRRSGGGGDGDRKNAPHRASVKEKAPTPRVAPRTTDEESDGFRRGGRGKAKLKKRNAHGFQSPTGPLVREVKIGETISVGDLAQQMSVKAAEIIKFMFKLGTPATINQVLDQETAQLVAEELGHKVTLVSDTALEDSLAESLKFEGETFSRAPVVTVMGHVDHGKTSLLDYIRRAKVAAGEAGGITQHIGAYHVETERGMVTFLDTPGHAAFTAMRARGAKATDIVILVVAADDGVMPQTIEAVQHAKAAGVPLVVAVNKIDKPGADLDRIRSELSVHGVTSEEWGGETPFVSVSAKMGTGVDELLEAVLLQAEVLELMATPSAPGRGVVVESRLDKGRGPVATVLVQDGTLRQGDMVLVGSNYGRVRAMLDENGKPIKEAGPSIPVEILGLDGTPDAGDEMSVVADEKKAREVALFRQGKFREVKLARAHAGKLENIFENMGQEEKKTLNIVLKSDVRGSLEALQGALNGLGNDEVQVRVVGGGVGGITESDANLALASNAVLFGFNVRADAGARKIVEQEGLDMRYYNVIYDIIEDVKKALTGMLGSDVRENILGIAEVRDVFRSPKFGAIAGCMVIEGVVFRNRPIRVLREDIVIFEGELESLRRFKDDASEVRAGMECGIGVKSYNDVKVGDKIEVFEKVQVARSL; this is encoded by the coding sequence ATGACGCAAGTCACGGTGAAAGAACTGGCCAAGACGGTCGACACACCGGTAGAGCGCCTGTTACAGCAGATGCGTGAGGCAGGTTTGCCGCACAACGCCGCCGAACAAGTTGTGACCGATATCGAAAAGCAAGCCCTGTTGACGCACCTGAAAAGCGGTCACAAGGCCAAGGTGGAAGAACCGCGCAAGATCACTTTGCAGCGCAAGACCACCAGTACCCTTCGCGTTGCTGGCAGCAAAAGCATCAGCGTTGAAGTACGTAAAAAGAAAGTCTTTGTTCAGCGCAGCCCGGAAGAAATCGAAGCCGAACGCAAGCGCGAGCTGGACGAACGTCGTGCGGTAGAAAACGCCGCTCGTCAAAAGGCTGAAGAAGAATCCCGCCAGCGTGCCGAAGAAGAAGCGCGCCGTCAGCCTTCGTCGGGTGCCCCCGCTGCCGAGGCTGTTGCAGCGCCGGCACCGGCTCCGCAAGCTGCCGAGCCAGCTCGGGAGGCTCCGGCTGCGGCACCTGCTGCACCTGTCGCCGATCGCAAGAAAGACGAACAGCGTCGCCCTGACAAACCACGCAACGACGATAACAATCGTCGCAGCGGCGGCGGTGGTGACGGCGATCGCAAGAACGCCCCGCATCGCGCATCGGTCAAGGAAAAGGCGCCAACGCCACGCGTTGCTCCTCGTACTACCGACGAAGAAAGCGATGGCTTCCGTCGCGGCGGTCGCGGCAAGGCCAAGCTGAAGAAGCGTAATGCTCACGGTTTCCAGAGCCCTACCGGTCCTCTGGTTCGTGAAGTGAAGATCGGCGAAACCATCAGCGTGGGCGATCTCGCTCAGCAGATGTCGGTCAAAGCTGCCGAGATCATCAAGTTCATGTTCAAGCTGGGTACTCCGGCCACCATCAACCAGGTTCTGGATCAGGAGACTGCCCAGCTGGTCGCTGAAGAACTGGGCCACAAAGTGACCCTGGTCAGCGACACCGCGCTGGAAGATTCCCTGGCCGAGTCCCTGAAGTTTGAAGGTGAGACGTTCTCCCGTGCGCCGGTTGTAACGGTCATGGGTCACGTTGACCACGGTAAAACTTCGCTGCTCGACTACATCCGACGCGCCAAGGTGGCTGCTGGCGAAGCCGGTGGTATCACCCAGCACATCGGTGCATACCACGTAGAAACCGAGCGTGGCATGGTGACGTTCCTCGATACCCCGGGTCACGCTGCGTTTACCGCAATGCGTGCCCGTGGTGCCAAGGCAACCGACATCGTGATTCTGGTTGTCGCTGCAGACGACGGCGTGATGCCGCAGACCATCGAAGCCGTGCAACACGCCAAGGCTGCCGGTGTTCCGCTGGTCGTAGCCGTTAACAAAATCGACAAACCGGGCGCCGACCTGGACCGTATCCGCAGTGAGCTGTCCGTTCACGGCGTAACGTCCGAAGAGTGGGGCGGCGAGACACCTTTCGTCTCGGTCTCCGCGAAGATGGGTACCGGCGTGGACGAGCTGCTTGAAGCCGTTCTGCTGCAGGCCGAAGTTCTGGAATTGATGGCAACGCCGTCGGCTCCGGGTCGTGGTGTTGTGGTTGAATCGCGTCTGGACAAGGGCCGTGGCCCGGTTGCCACTGTTCTGGTTCAGGACGGTACGCTGCGTCAGGGCGACATGGTTCTGGTTGGCTCCAACTACGGTCGCGTTCGGGCAATGCTCGACGAGAACGGCAAGCCAATCAAGGAAGCCGGTCCGTCGATCCCTGTCGAGATTCTCGGCCTGGATGGTACGCCGGACGCTGGCGACGAGATGAGCGTTGTTGCCGACGAGAAGAAAGCCCGTGAAGTGGCTCTGTTCCGTCAAGGCAAGTTCCGCGAAGTCAAGCTGGCCCGTGCTCACGCCGGCAAGCTGGAAAACATCTTCGAGAACATGGGTCAGGAAGAGAAGAAGACGCTCAACATCGTCCTCAAATCCGATGTCCGTGGTTCTCTGGAAGCGTTGCAGGGTGCCTTGAATGGCCTGGGTAACGACGAAGTGCAAGTGCGTGTAGTGGGCGGCGGTGTCGGTGGTATCACCGAAAGCGACGCCAACCTGGCACTGGCCTCCAACGCTGTACTGTTCGGCTTCAACGTGCGTGCCGATGCTGGCGCGCGCAAGATCGTCGAGCAGGAAGGTCTGGATATGCGTTACTACAACGTCATCTACGACATCATCGAAGACGTCAAGAAGGCCCTCACCGGTATGCTTGGCAGTGACGTTCGGGAGAATATCCTGGGTATCGCTGAAGTCCGCGACGTGTTCCGCTCGCCGAAATTCGGCGCGATCGCCGGTTGCATGGTCATCGAAGGCGTTGTCTTCCGTAACCGTCCAATCCGTGTACTGCGTGAAGACATCGTTATCTTCGAAGGCGAGCTGGAATCCCTGCGCCGCTTCAAGGATGACGCTTCCGAAGTACGTGCCGGCATGGAATGCGGTATCGGCGTCAAGAGCTACAACGACGTCAAGGTCGGTGACAAGATCGAAGTCTTCGAGAAGGTCCAAGTGGCTCGCAGCCTCTAA
- the nusA gene encoding transcription termination factor NusA, producing the protein MSKEVLLVVESVSNEKGVPADVIFEALEIALATATKKRFEDEVDLRVEINRQTGAYETFRRWTVVEEDDLDDPAIETWPSKVALTHPGANVGDVVEEKIDSIEFGRIAAQTAKQVIVQKVREAERAQVVDAYRERLGEIISGTVKKVTRDNVIVDLGNNAEALLAREDIISRETFRVGVRVRALLKEIRTENRGPQLILSRTAPEMLIELFRIEVPEIAEGLIEVMAASRDPGSRAKIAVRSKDKRIDPQGACIGMRGSRVQAVSGELGGERVDIVLWDDNPAQFVINAMSPAEVAAIIVDEDAHAMDIAVGADNLAQAIGRGGQNVRLASQLTGWTLNVMTESDIQAKQQAETGDILRNFIDELEVDEDLAQVLVDEGFTSLEEIAYVPLEEMLNIDGFDEDTVNELRARAKDRLLTKAIATEEKLADAHPAEDLLSLEGMDKDLAMELAVRGVITREDLAEQSIDDLLDIDGIDDDRAGKLIMAARAHWFE; encoded by the coding sequence ATGAGCAAAGAAGTATTGCTGGTTGTTGAATCGGTATCCAATGAAAAAGGCGTACCGGCCGATGTGATTTTTGAAGCGCTTGAGATAGCTCTGGCCACGGCCACCAAGAAGCGTTTTGAAGATGAAGTAGACCTGCGTGTCGAGATTAATCGTCAAACAGGTGCCTATGAGACTTTCCGTCGCTGGACCGTCGTCGAAGAAGACGACCTCGACGACCCGGCTATCGAAACGTGGCCGAGCAAAGTTGCCCTGACGCACCCGGGCGCCAACGTTGGCGACGTAGTAGAAGAAAAGATCGATTCCATCGAGTTCGGCCGCATCGCCGCGCAAACTGCCAAGCAAGTCATTGTGCAGAAAGTTCGCGAAGCTGAGCGAGCTCAAGTCGTGGACGCCTACCGTGAGCGTCTGGGCGAAATCATTTCCGGCACTGTTAAAAAAGTTACACGTGACAATGTCATCGTCGACCTTGGTAACAATGCCGAAGCTCTGCTGGCGCGTGAAGACATCATTTCGCGGGAGACTTTCCGCGTGGGTGTCCGCGTCCGTGCATTGCTCAAAGAGATCCGCACCGAAAACCGCGGCCCTCAGTTGATCCTGTCGCGTACCGCGCCGGAAATGCTGATCGAGCTGTTCCGGATTGAAGTTCCGGAAATCGCCGAAGGACTCATTGAGGTGATGGCTGCCTCCCGTGATCCTGGTTCGCGTGCAAAGATCGCAGTTCGCTCCAAGGACAAACGCATTGACCCGCAAGGCGCGTGCATCGGCATGCGTGGTTCTCGCGTGCAGGCTGTTTCCGGCGAGTTGGGCGGCGAACGTGTGGATATCGTGCTTTGGGACGATAACCCGGCGCAGTTCGTCATCAACGCCATGTCGCCTGCCGAAGTGGCAGCGATCATCGTTGATGAAGATGCCCACGCCATGGACATCGCTGTAGGCGCAGACAACCTCGCCCAGGCGATTGGCCGTGGTGGCCAGAACGTGCGTCTGGCCAGTCAGCTGACTGGCTGGACCCTTAACGTGATGACCGAATCGGACATCCAGGCCAAGCAGCAAGCGGAAACCGGCGACATCCTGCGCAACTTTATCGACGAGCTGGAAGTCGATGAGGATCTCGCTCAGGTTCTGGTAGACGAAGGCTTCACCAGCCTGGAAGAGATTGCCTACGTACCGTTGGAAGAAATGCTCAACATCGACGGCTTTGACGAAGACACCGTCAACGAGCTTCGCGCTCGTGCCAAGGATCGTTTGTTGACTAAAGCCATCGCTACTGAGGAAAAGCTGGCAGACGCCCATCCGGCCGAAGACCTGCTCTCGCTTGAGGGTATGGACAAGGATTTGGCGATGGAACTGGCGGTGCGCGGCGTAATTACCCGCGAAGACCTGGCCGAGCAGTCTATTGACGATCTGCTCGACATCGACGGCATTGACGATGATCGTGCCGGCAAGTTGATCATGGCCGCCCGAGCCCATTGGTTCGAGTAA
- the truB gene encoding tRNA pseudouridine(55) synthase TruB codes for MAQVKRIRRNVSGIILLDKPLGFTSNAALQKVRWLLNAEKAGHTGSLDPLATGVLPLCFGEATKFSQYLLDSDKGYETLMQLGKTTTTADAEGEVLQTRPVTVGRSDIEAVLPAFRGDISQIPPMYSALKRDGQPLYKLARAGEVVEREPRSVTIARLELLACEGETARLAVDCTKGTYIRTLVEDIGEKLGCGAYVAQLRRTQAGPFTLAQTVTLEELEAVHAEGGNEAVDRFLMPSDSGLLDWPLLQFSEHSSFYWLHGQPVRAPDAPKFGMVRVQDHEGRFIGIGEVSEDGRIAPRRLIRSE; via the coding sequence GTGGCTCAGGTCAAGCGTATTCGCCGTAACGTCAGCGGGATCATCCTGCTCGACAAGCCGCTGGGCTTCACGTCCAACGCCGCGCTACAAAAAGTGCGCTGGTTGCTCAACGCAGAAAAAGCCGGCCACACCGGCAGTCTTGATCCGCTGGCGACCGGCGTTCTGCCGCTGTGCTTCGGTGAGGCGACAAAGTTTTCGCAGTACCTGCTCGACTCCGACAAGGGTTATGAAACCCTGATGCAGCTCGGCAAGACCACCACCACGGCCGACGCCGAGGGTGAGGTTCTGCAAACGCGGCCTGTGACCGTTGGTCGCTCGGATATCGAAGCAGTGCTTCCGGCATTTCGCGGGGATATCAGTCAGATACCGCCGATGTACTCCGCCCTCAAGCGGGACGGTCAGCCGTTATACAAGCTGGCCCGGGCTGGGGAAGTGGTGGAGCGCGAACCGCGTTCTGTTACTATTGCGCGCCTGGAATTATTGGCGTGTGAAGGTGAGACCGCTCGTTTGGCTGTCGACTGCACCAAAGGCACCTATATTCGTACGCTTGTGGAAGATATCGGTGAGAAGCTGGGCTGCGGTGCATACGTCGCTCAGTTGCGTCGCACCCAGGCCGGCCCTTTCACGCTGGCCCAGACGGTAACGCTGGAAGAGCTGGAAGCGGTGCATGCCGAAGGCGGTAATGAGGCGGTCGATCGCTTCCTGATGCCATCGGACAGCGGGTTGCTGGATTGGCCGTTGTTGCAGTTCTCGGAGCACAGTTCGTTTTACTGGTTGCATGGTCAGCCAGTCAGAGCCCCCGACGCGCCGAAGTTTGGCATGGTGCGGGTGCAGGATCATGAAGGACGCTTCATCGGGATCGGTGAAGTGAGTGAGGACGGGCGCATTGCGCCGCGTCGACTGATTCGGTCAGAGTGA
- the glmM gene encoding phosphoglucosamine mutase: MSTKKYFGTDGIRGRVGQFPITPDFMLKLGWAAGMAFRKMGACRILVGKDTRISGYMFESALEAGLSAAGADVMLLGPMPTPAIAYLTRTFHAEAGIVISASHNPHYDNGIKFFSGQGTKLPDEIELMIEELLDSPMTVEESDKLGKVSRINDAAGRYIEFCKSSVPTSTDFEGLKLVVDCAHGATYKVAPNVFRELGAEVTVLSAAPNGLNINDNCGSTHMEALQAAVVEHGADLGIGFDGDGDRVLMVDHTGAIVDGDELLYIIARDLQERGQLQGGVVGTLMSNLGLELALADLDIPFVRANVGDRYVIAELLERDWQVGGENSGHVVCFRHTTTGDAIIAALQVLLSMKRTGQSLAQSRSGLKKCPQVLINVRFEGGGVDPVKHPAVIEACDRVTAAMGGRGRVLLRKSGTEPLVRVMVEGEDETLVRGYADELAKLVAEVCA, encoded by the coding sequence ATGAGCACAAAAAAATACTTCGGTACCGACGGTATCCGCGGACGTGTAGGCCAATTCCCGATCACCCCTGATTTCATGCTGAAATTGGGATGGGCAGCAGGGATGGCCTTCCGGAAAATGGGCGCATGCCGGATCCTGGTCGGCAAGGACACACGTATTTCGGGCTACATGTTCGAGTCGGCGCTTGAGGCAGGTTTGTCCGCAGCCGGAGCGGATGTGATGCTGCTGGGTCCGATGCCGACGCCTGCGATTGCTTATCTGACGCGTACGTTTCATGCCGAAGCGGGCATCGTGATCAGTGCGTCGCACAACCCGCACTACGACAACGGCATCAAATTTTTCTCCGGGCAGGGCACCAAGTTGCCTGATGAAATCGAACTCATGATCGAAGAGCTCCTCGACTCGCCTATGACGGTCGAGGAGTCAGATAAGCTAGGCAAAGTGTCGCGTATCAACGACGCTGCGGGCCGTTATATCGAATTTTGTAAGAGCAGTGTTCCGACCAGTACTGATTTTGAGGGGCTGAAGCTCGTTGTCGATTGCGCCCACGGTGCAACGTACAAAGTGGCGCCGAATGTGTTCCGTGAGCTTGGCGCCGAGGTGACCGTGCTGTCGGCGGCCCCTAACGGGCTCAACATCAATGACAACTGCGGCTCCACCCACATGGAAGCGCTGCAGGCTGCCGTTGTTGAGCATGGCGCTGACTTGGGCATCGGTTTTGACGGTGATGGCGACCGCGTGCTGATGGTCGACCACACCGGCGCGATCGTCGATGGCGATGAACTGCTTTACATCATCGCGCGTGACCTACAGGAGCGAGGCCAGTTGCAGGGAGGTGTCGTCGGCACCCTGATGAGCAACCTCGGGCTGGAGCTGGCACTTGCGGATCTTGACATCCCGTTCGTGCGCGCCAACGTGGGCGACCGTTATGTCATCGCCGAGCTGCTGGAGCGTGACTGGCAGGTGGGCGGCGAGAACTCGGGTCATGTCGTGTGCTTCCGGCATACCACGACGGGGGATGCGATCATCGCCGCGCTTCAGGTACTGCTGTCGATGAAGCGTACCGGTCAGAGCCTCGCGCAATCGCGTTCAGGTTTGAAGAAATGCCCTCAGGTACTGATTAACGTGCGCTTTGAGGGTGGAGGTGTTGATCCGGTCAAGCACCCTGCTGTCATTGAAGCGTGTGACCGCGTGACCGCCGCCATGGGCGGGCGTGGGCGTGTACTTCTGCGCAAGTCCGGTACCGAGCCGCTGGTCCGGGTAATGGTCGAGGGCGAGGACGAAACCCTGGTCCGCGGGTATGCCGATGAACTGGCAAAACTGGTTGCTGAAGTTTGCGCCTGA
- the tpiA gene encoding triose-phosphate isomerase: MRRPMVAGNWKMHGTRASVAELIEGLANLALPGGVVDVAVFPPSLHVSLVVDCLEGQSISVGAQNCAHQAGQGALTGEVSSTQLADAGCKFVLVGHSERRQIMGESNEVLNRKFEAVQAAGLTPILCIGETLEERKAGKTLEVVGQQLDSIIEELGIGAFVNAVVAYEPVWAIGTGLTASPEQAQEVHAAIRAQLMKENSEVAQGVRLLYGGSVKAANAVELFGMPDIDGGLIGGASLNADEFGAIIRAAGN, from the coding sequence ATGCGTCGCCCTATGGTAGCTGGTAACTGGAAGATGCACGGTACCCGCGCCAGCGTCGCTGAGCTGATCGAGGGTCTTGCAAATCTCGCCCTTCCGGGTGGCGTAGTAGATGTGGCGGTCTTCCCGCCTAGCCTGCACGTGAGTCTTGTGGTTGATTGCCTGGAAGGGCAGTCGATCTCTGTCGGTGCGCAGAATTGCGCTCATCAGGCAGGCCAGGGCGCGTTGACTGGAGAGGTGTCGTCGACTCAGTTGGCGGATGCAGGTTGCAAGTTTGTGCTTGTCGGGCACTCTGAGCGTCGCCAGATAATGGGCGAGAGCAATGAGGTGCTTAATCGCAAGTTCGAGGCCGTCCAGGCGGCAGGTCTGACGCCGATACTGTGTATCGGTGAGACGCTCGAAGAGCGCAAGGCGGGCAAGACGCTTGAAGTTGTCGGGCAGCAGCTGGACAGCATCATCGAGGAGCTTGGCATCGGTGCTTTCGTTAATGCGGTAGTTGCTTATGAGCCAGTCTGGGCCATCGGTACCGGATTGACTGCCTCGCCGGAACAGGCTCAGGAAGTGCACGCAGCGATTCGTGCGCAGTTGATGAAAGAGAATTCTGAAGTCGCACAAGGTGTGCGTCTTCTATATGGCGGCAGCGTGAAGGCGGCCAATGCGGTCGAACTGTTCGGCATGCCGGATATCGATGGAGGCCTCATTGGTGGCGCCTCCCTGAATGCAGATGAGTTCGGTGCGATCATTCGCGCCGCGGGAAACTGA